A stretch of Cyanobacterium sp. HL-69 DNA encodes these proteins:
- a CDS encoding Putative membrane protein YfcA, with translation MWRDFKLTNIELISLIAIFFFTSVVGIVTGSNSLITVPAMLEFDIDPAKAIATNMFALIFMSIGGTIPFLKSDVLKRPDLPLLSVLTVVGSILGALLVIIIPSDTMPLLISIFMIAVTVFSVINKNKGIEKIEKPSPTALKIGYGLTFGLGIYGGFFSGGYVTTLTASFIGFFNMTFIEAIAITKVLNIFSSIIATLIFMTQGLVDYQLGIILGITMFVGAVIGAKVVTKMSNLWLRRIFLVVVIFLAVRNLLQWIS, from the coding sequence TTGTGGAGAGATTTTAAGTTGACAAATATAGAATTAATTTCTTTAATCGCTATTTTTTTCTTTACTAGCGTCGTTGGAATAGTGACGGGCAGTAATTCTTTAATTACTGTACCTGCTATGTTGGAGTTTGATATTGATCCCGCAAAGGCGATCGCAACGAATATGTTTGCCTTAATATTTATGAGTATCGGCGGTACTATCCCTTTTCTAAAAAGTGATGTTTTAAAACGCCCAGACTTACCCCTGCTATCAGTTTTAACCGTTGTCGGCTCAATTTTGGGGGCTTTACTCGTAATTATCATTCCCTCTGATACCATGCCCTTACTCATCTCCATTTTCATGATTGCCGTTACCGTTTTCTCTGTTATTAACAAAAATAAAGGCATCGAAAAAATAGAAAAACCTAGCCCCACAGCTTTAAAAATCGGCTACGGTTTAACCTTTGGCTTAGGTATCTATGGTGGTTTTTTCAGTGGCGGTTACGTAACTACCTTAACGGCTAGTTTTATCGGCTTTTTTAATATGACATTTATAGAAGCTATTGCCATAACAAAGGTTTTGAATATCTTTTCCTCCATCATCGCTACCTTAATTTTTATGACTCAAGGATTAGTTGATTATCAACTAGGGATAATTTTGGGCATAACTATGTTTGTTGGAGCCGTTATTGGCGCTAAAGTCGTTACGAAAATGAGTAATTTATGGTTGCGGAGAATTTTTTTGGTGGTAGTAATCTTTTTGGCAGTGCGCAATTTATTGCAATGGATAAGTTAA
- the speA gene encoding arginine decarboxylase SpeA, translating to MTENWSIAHSSELYHIEGWGHPYFGINEAGNVTVSPRGDEKKLDLFELVENLKKRDVNLPLLIRFSDILADRLARLHQCMDEAIARYNYPNIYRGVYPVKCNQHKQLVEALVDYGKPYHFGLEVGSKPELMIALATLDIDKTGETLLICNGYKDKEYLETALLAQQLGHNLIIVVEQIKELFITIELSEKLNLKPQIGVRAKLKTKGSGHWGNSTGEKAKFGLTIPEILTVYKTLKDKDLLHCLKLLHFHIGSQISSIAVIKDAIREAGQIYVQLCEMGAGMKYLDVGGGLAVDYDGSKTNFYASKNYNMQNYANDIVAGIKDCCDEANIHPPILVSESGRAIASHHSVLIFNVVNSNTPPYKLPEPVKEKEHLLIRNLWETYESIDEENYQEMYHDAVQFKDEAISLFNFGYLTLTQRARAEQIYWACGHKIYDITKHQSYVSDDLEELADLMISTYYINLSVFQSAPDAWAIDQLFPVMPIHRLDEKPTEKAILADLTCDSDGKIDKFIDLLDVKKSLELHKLENTNNNQENPHYKPYYLGMFLVGSYQEIMGNLHNLFGDINVVHLANEDYNYQLQYIVKGDNVANVLEYVEYKADELQERLRRLTESALMENKLTIEQSQLLLKNYDHNLRSYTYLQ from the coding sequence ATGACAGAAAATTGGTCGATCGCCCATAGCTCTGAGCTATATCATATAGAAGGATGGGGACATCCTTATTTTGGCATTAATGAAGCGGGTAACGTCACCGTATCCCCCCGAGGAGATGAGAAAAAATTAGATTTATTTGAGTTAGTAGAAAACCTCAAAAAAAGAGATGTTAATTTACCCTTATTAATTCGCTTTTCGGACATTTTAGCTGATAGATTAGCCCGATTACATCAATGTATGGACGAGGCGATCGCCCGTTACAACTATCCCAATATATATAGGGGTGTATATCCCGTTAAATGTAACCAGCATAAGCAGTTGGTAGAAGCCCTTGTTGATTATGGAAAACCCTACCATTTTGGTTTAGAAGTAGGCTCAAAACCAGAATTAATGATTGCTTTAGCTACCCTTGACATTGATAAAACAGGGGAAACCTTATTAATTTGTAATGGTTATAAAGACAAAGAATATTTAGAAACTGCCCTTTTGGCTCAACAATTAGGACACAATTTAATTATCGTTGTCGAACAAATAAAAGAGCTTTTTATTACCATCGAGTTATCAGAAAAATTAAACCTTAAGCCTCAAATTGGGGTGAGGGCAAAATTAAAAACCAAAGGTAGTGGACATTGGGGTAACTCCACAGGGGAAAAAGCCAAATTTGGACTCACTATTCCTGAAATTTTAACAGTATATAAAACCCTCAAAGACAAAGACTTACTACACTGCCTTAAACTACTTCATTTCCATATCGGCTCACAAATTTCCTCCATTGCCGTCATCAAAGACGCTATCAGGGAAGCAGGGCAAATTTATGTACAACTGTGTGAAATGGGTGCAGGAATGAAATATTTAGACGTAGGGGGAGGTTTGGCAGTGGACTATGATGGCTCAAAAACCAACTTTTATGCCTCCAAAAACTATAATATGCAAAACTACGCCAACGACATCGTGGCAGGAATAAAAGACTGTTGTGATGAGGCTAATATTCATCCTCCTATTTTGGTTAGTGAGAGTGGAAGGGCGATCGCCTCTCACCATTCCGTGTTAATCTTTAATGTAGTAAACAGCAACACTCCCCCTTATAAATTACCCGAACCCGTCAAAGAAAAAGAACATCTCCTCATCCGTAATCTGTGGGAAACCTACGAATCCATTGACGAAGAAAACTATCAGGAAATGTACCATGATGCGGTGCAATTTAAAGACGAAGCTATCAGCCTATTCAACTTTGGTTATCTTACCCTTACCCAAAGAGCCAGAGCAGAACAAATATACTGGGCTTGTGGTCACAAAATTTATGACATCACAAAGCATCAATCCTATGTTAGTGATGACTTAGAGGAATTAGCTGATTTAATGATTTCTACCTACTATATCAATCTTTCTGTCTTCCAATCAGCACCCGATGCTTGGGCAATTGACCAACTTTTTCCTGTTATGCCTATCCACCGTCTTGATGAAAAACCCACAGAAAAAGCAATTTTAGCAGATTTAACCTGTGATAGTGATGGCAAAATAGATAAGTTTATTGACTTATTAGATGTTAAAAAAAGTTTAGAATTGCATAAGTTAGAAAATACTAATAATAACCAAGAGAATCCCCATTATAAACCCTATTATTTAGGGATGTTTTTGGTAGGTTCATATCAAGAAATTATGGGTAATTTACATAACCTTTTTGGGGATATAAATGTAGTTCATCTAGCCAATGAAGATTATAATTATCAGCTACAGTATATTGTTAAAGGGGATAATGTTGCCAATGTTTTGGAATATGTAGAATATAAAGCAGATGAGCTACAGGAAAGATTACGTCGTCTGACTGAGTCAGCTTTAATGGAGAATAAATTAACCATTGAACAATCACAGTTATTACTCAAAAATTATGATCACAATCTAAGAAGTTATACTTATTTACAATAG
- the rlmN gene encoding 23S rRNA (adenine(2503)-C(2))-methyltransferase, which translates to MTEVLLGKSLPELTDWVQQQGQPSYRGKQLYQWLYQKGARSLLDITVFPKQWREENQNHDIGRSHIDYYNTAPDGTRKYLLKLKDGLIIEAVGIPTAKRLTVCVSSQVGCVMGCDFCATGKEGFTRNLKAHEIIDQILTVQEDFGQRVSNVVFMGMGEPLLNLPEVIKAIESINQDVGIGARNLTVSTVGLPRKILELAEHKLQITFAVSLHASNQKLRESLIPGAVHYPLSQLLADCKEYVNTTGRRVTFEYILLSGVNDLPENAHELARQIRGFQTHVNLIPYNPISEADYQRPSPERIKEFTQILEQHKIAVSVRYSRGLEADAACGQLRSNKSRKIDN; encoded by the coding sequence ATGACAGAAGTTTTATTAGGAAAATCTTTACCCGAACTTACGGATTGGGTACAACAACAGGGACAACCATCCTATCGTGGAAAACAATTGTATCAGTGGTTATACCAAAAAGGGGCAAGGTCACTTTTAGATATTACTGTTTTTCCTAAACAATGGCGCGAGGAAAATCAAAATCACGACATCGGGCGATCGCACATTGACTATTACAATACTGCTCCCGACGGTACGAGAAAATACCTTTTAAAACTAAAAGATGGCTTAATCATCGAAGCCGTAGGTATTCCCACCGCTAAACGTCTCACCGTCTGTGTATCCTCTCAGGTAGGGTGTGTGATGGGCTGTGATTTTTGTGCCACAGGAAAAGAAGGATTTACCCGCAACCTTAAAGCCCATGAAATCATTGACCAAATTTTAACCGTCCAAGAAGACTTTGGGCAAAGGGTATCTAATGTGGTTTTTATGGGCATGGGTGAGCCATTATTAAACCTTCCTGAAGTCATCAAAGCCATTGAATCCATTAATCAAGATGTGGGTATCGGCGCTCGTAACTTGACGGTTTCCACCGTGGGTTTACCCCGCAAAATTTTGGAATTAGCCGAGCATAAACTGCAAATTACCTTCGCCGTTAGTCTCCATGCTTCTAACCAAAAACTAAGGGAAAGTTTAATCCCCGGGGCTGTCCATTATCCCCTCAGTCAACTGTTAGCCGATTGTAAGGAATATGTAAACACCACGGGAAGAAGGGTAACATTTGAATATATTTTGCTCTCAGGAGTCAACGACTTACCCGAAAACGCCCACGAATTAGCAAGGCAAATAAGGGGGTTTCAAACCCATGTGAATCTGATTCCTTATAACCCAATCTCCGAAGCCGATTATCAACGCCCTAGCCCCGAAAGAATTAAGGAATTTACCCAGATACTAGAGCAACACAAAATCGCTGTTAGTGTCCGTTATTCCCGTGGTTTGGAAGCAGATGCCGCTTGTGGGCAGTTGCGCAGTAATAAATCAAGAAAAATTGACAATTAA
- the trxA-2 gene encoding thioredoxin 1, whose product MSKVIEIQDSQFNDEVVKADETVLAYFWASWCGPCQLVSPSVSWVAENYSDRLKVVKLEVDASPDSVATCKVEGVPALRIFKEGNIVSSYEGAIGKQKLQEFVDSAV is encoded by the coding sequence ATGAGTAAAGTAATCGAAATTCAAGACTCTCAGTTTAATGATGAAGTGGTTAAGGCTGATGAGACGGTTTTGGCTTATTTTTGGGCATCTTGGTGTGGCCCTTGTCAGTTGGTTTCTCCTTCAGTCAGTTGGGTGGCTGAAAACTATAGCGATCGCCTCAAGGTGGTAAAATTAGAGGTGGATGCTAGTCCTGATAGTGTGGCAACCTGTAAAGTTGAGGGGGTTCCTGCCCTGAGAATTTTTAAAGAGGGTAATATTGTTAGCTCTTATGAAGGGGCTATTGGTAAGCAGAAGTTACAGGAATTTGTGGACTCTGCTGTCTAA
- a CDS encoding Aspartate aminotransferase encodes MELAKRIKPLKSNVFADMDRAKTEAIKNEKKLIDLSLGSADLPTPKHILKAIASSLNNGANHGYLLHRGTLEFRQVIAQWYEQRFGVKVDPDMEVLPLIGSQEGTAHLPLTVLNEGDYALVLDPGYPSHAGGVYLAGGHIYPMPLLAENDFLPQFEEIPADVLSRSKMMILSYPHNPTSAIAPKSFFEKAVNFCKQNNLVLVHDFPYLDIYFEDKIPPSILECDPEKQVSIEFFTFSKSYNMGGFRIGFAIGNSELITALRQVKSVVDFNQYKGILEGAMVALTSSQECVQETVDIYRQRRDFLVKALHKIGWEVNSPSATLYLWAKLPSPYEKDSIKFCVDLVKQTGVALSPGAGFGKQGESYVRFALVQSLEVLQEAVDRIGVFLHTMDKSKLL; translated from the coding sequence ATGGAATTAGCTAAGAGGATTAAACCATTAAAGAGCAATGTTTTTGCTGATATGGATAGGGCGAAAACAGAAGCCATAAAAAATGAAAAAAAATTAATTGATTTGTCTCTTGGTTCGGCGGATTTACCCACTCCTAAACATATTTTAAAGGCGATCGCCTCTTCCCTCAATAATGGTGCTAACCATGGTTATTTATTACACCGAGGAACCCTAGAATTTAGGCAGGTAATAGCTCAATGGTATGAGCAAAGATTTGGGGTAAAAGTTGATCCAGATATGGAAGTTTTGCCCCTCATTGGCTCCCAAGAAGGCACAGCCCATTTACCTCTAACCGTATTAAATGAAGGAGATTACGCCCTTGTACTAGATCCTGGTTATCCTTCCCACGCAGGGGGAGTGTATTTAGCAGGGGGACATATCTATCCTATGCCCCTCTTGGCAGAAAATGACTTTTTACCCCAATTTGAGGAAATTCCTGCGGATGTTTTGTCTCGCTCAAAAATGATGATTTTGAGTTATCCTCATAACCCCACAAGTGCGATCGCCCCTAAAAGTTTTTTTGAAAAAGCCGTTAATTTCTGTAAGCAAAATAATCTAGTGTTAGTCCATGATTTTCCTTATTTAGACATTTATTTTGAGGATAAAATTCCTCCTTCAATCTTAGAATGTGACCCAGAAAAACAAGTTTCTATTGAATTTTTTACCTTTTCCAAATCCTATAATATGGGAGGATTTAGAATTGGTTTTGCCATCGGTAACAGTGAACTAATTACCGCCCTAAGACAAGTAAAATCTGTGGTGGATTTTAACCAGTATAAAGGCATCTTAGAAGGCGCCATGGTAGCCCTCACATCATCCCAAGAATGTGTCCAAGAAACCGTTGATATTTACCGCCAGAGGAGAGATTTTCTTGTCAAAGCCCTCCATAAAATTGGTTGGGAAGTAAATAGCCCCAGTGCAACCCTTTATCTCTGGGCAAAATTACCCTCTCCTTACGAAAAAGACTCCATTAAGTTTTGCGTTGATTTAGTCAAACAAACAGGGGTAGCCCTTTCCCCTGGGGCGGGATTTGGGAAGCAAGGGGAAAGTTATGTAAGGTTTGCCCTCGTGCAATCTTTAGAGGTTTTACAAGAAGCGGTAGATAGAATCGGAGTTTTCCTTCACACCATGGACAAAAGCAAATTATTGTGA
- the psbY gene encoding photosystem II PsbY protein codes for MDWRIVVVLLPLGIAAGWAVFNIGAVAISQLQTILAKRNEQG; via the coding sequence ATGGACTGGAGAATTGTTGTTGTATTGTTACCTCTAGGAATTGCTGCAGGTTGGGCTGTTTTTAACATTGGTGCCGTGGCTATTAGTCAGTTACAAACCATACTTGCTAAACGCAATGAGCAAGGCTAA
- the trmE gene encoding tRNA modification GTPase TrmE, which translates to MINITIPCCLFPIPHLFVKNIIQQDTIVAIASAVVPNQGSIGIVRLSGVDALDIAQKIFNPQGKTKWQSHQVIYGYIKNPLTDKLVDEALLIYMQSPRSFTREDVIEFHCHGGIIPVQQVLELCLEYGARLANAGEFSLRAFLNGRIDLTQAESIAEMVGAKSAHASQVALAGLQGKLAQPIRDMRHNLLDILAEVEARIDFEDDLPPLDEGQIIKDVEKNLTKIKHILATKDQGELLRSGLKVAIVGRPNVGKSSLLNAWSKSDRAIVTDLPGTTRDVVESQLVVNGIPIQVLDTAGIRETEDTVEKIGVMRSLKAVNQADLVLFTISAETGWVAEDEEIYQQIKHLNLILIVNKTDITTENLQYPSEIKQIVKTAATINQGISDLENAIINSVETGNTQAQDLDIAINQRQAAALTRAKIALSQVEETINNQLPLDFWTIDLRIAIQALGEITGQEVTESVLDRIFSRFCIGK; encoded by the coding sequence TTGATAAATATCACCATTCCCTGTTGCCTATTCCCTATTCCCCATTTGTTTGTGAAAAATATAATTCAACAAGATACCATAGTGGCGATCGCCTCGGCGGTAGTACCAAATCAAGGTAGTATTGGTATAGTAAGATTGAGCGGTGTTGATGCCCTAGACATTGCTCAAAAAATATTTAACCCCCAAGGGAAAACAAAATGGCAATCCCATCAAGTCATTTATGGTTACATAAAAAACCCCCTTACCGATAAATTAGTGGACGAAGCATTATTAATCTATATGCAGTCTCCTCGCTCGTTTACTCGGGAAGACGTGATAGAGTTTCATTGTCATGGGGGCATTATCCCCGTGCAACAGGTATTAGAATTATGTTTAGAATATGGGGCAAGGTTAGCCAATGCGGGGGAGTTTAGTTTACGGGCTTTTCTCAATGGTAGAATTGACTTAACCCAAGCCGAAAGTATTGCCGAAATGGTGGGGGCAAAATCTGCCCATGCTTCCCAAGTTGCCCTCGCAGGATTGCAAGGAAAACTAGCCCAACCCATTCGAGATATGCGTCACAATCTTCTCGATATTTTGGCGGAGGTGGAAGCAAGAATTGATTTTGAGGACGATTTACCCCCCCTCGATGAAGGGCAAATTATTAAGGATGTCGAGAAAAATTTAACGAAGATAAAACATATTTTAGCCACCAAAGACCAAGGGGAATTGTTACGTAGTGGTTTAAAGGTTGCCATTGTCGGGCGCCCCAATGTGGGTAAGTCTAGTTTGTTAAATGCTTGGAGTAAGAGCGATCGCGCCATAGTCACCGATCTACCTGGAACCACCAGGGATGTGGTAGAATCTCAGCTAGTGGTAAATGGTATCCCTATCCAAGTATTAGACACCGCAGGAATTAGGGAAACAGAAGACACAGTGGAAAAAATCGGCGTAATGCGCTCTCTCAAAGCCGTAAATCAAGCTGACTTGGTACTTTTTACCATCTCTGCCGAAACGGGCTGGGTAGCCGAAGATGAGGAAATTTATCAACAAATAAAACACCTCAACCTTATTCTGATAGTTAATAAAACAGACATTACCACGGAAAATTTACAATATCCTTCCGAAATAAAACAGATAGTTAAAACCGCCGCCACTATCAATCAAGGCATTAGTGACTTAGAAAACGCCATCATCAATTCTGTAGAAACAGGAAACACCCAAGCCCAAGATTTAGACATCGCCATCAACCAAAGACAAGCGGCAGCCCTCACCCGTGCCAAAATTGCCCTCTCTCAGGTAGAAGAAACCATCAATAATCAACTACCCCTCGATTTTTGGACTATTGATTTACGCATCGCCATCCAAGCCCTAGGGGAAATTACTGGGCAAGAGGTGACAGAGTCTGTTTTAGATCGAATTTTTAGCCGTTTTTGTATCGGAAAATAA
- the cpeR gene encoding phycoerythrin-associated linker protein CpeR: MRVSNKDKKISQSTAIRKLQTWIKSKHLICSGSFFILETVEYSMIERFETFIRVLGGTLITVDSSKRIFIGNHRKVILYQAKASLHTPHHDLRDYWKENGCNYTYFDERRGFGDESSTFSQSCSIYR, from the coding sequence ATGAGAGTCTCGAATAAGGATAAAAAAATTAGTCAATCCACAGCAATCCGCAAACTACAAACATGGATAAAAAGTAAACATCTGATTTGTAGCGGAAGTTTTTTTATTCTGGAAACAGTTGAATACTCCATGATAGAAAGATTTGAAACCTTCATCAGAGTATTAGGAGGCACACTGATTACCGTTGACTCTAGCAAAAGAATATTTATTGGCAACCATCGCAAAGTAATCCTTTATCAAGCCAAAGCAAGTCTTCATACCCCTCACCATGACTTAAGGGATTATTGGAAAGAAAACGGTTGCAACTACACCTATTTTGATGAGCGTCGGGGCTTTGGGGATGAAAGCTCTACTTTTTCCCAAAGTTGCTCAATATACCGATAG
- the cpeC gene encoding phycoerythrin-associated linker protein CpeC has translation MSLERSANLGLSFYEEDNIIERKPNDSDERTKQIINAVYRQVLGNSYVMKSERVVNAESRFRNRQLTVRDLVRAIANSDAYRRRFFETCPRYRFTELNFKHLLGRTPENQDEMRFHSDILDNYGYEADIDAYIDSPEYSEAFGDDIVPYFRGYKTDNNRTMVEFTHSFAMNRGVASSDYGTNLNSAIIHKSVLTQTPISVIPPSGGAAGAGWAYQDTPLDSATRQGVGADEDGRIFRVEVTGYRAKTFNRIPKFSRPNKVHMVSYSQLSELYQRIHKQGAAIASITPIN, from the coding sequence ATGTCTTTAGAAAGAAGTGCTAACTTAGGCTTAAGTTTTTACGAAGAAGACAACATTATAGAAAGAAAGCCTAATGATTCTGATGAGCGCACTAAACAAATTATTAATGCCGTTTATCGTCAGGTTTTAGGTAATTCTTATGTGATGAAAAGTGAGCGAGTGGTGAATGCCGAGTCTCGTTTTCGCAATCGCCAATTGACTGTCAGAGACTTAGTACGGGCGATCGCCAATTCTGACGCTTATCGTCGTCGTTTCTTTGAAACCTGCCCCCGCTATCGTTTTACGGAGTTAAACTTCAAACATCTTTTAGGGCGCACCCCTGAAAACCAAGATGAAATGAGATTCCATAGCGATATTCTCGATAACTATGGATATGAGGCAGATATTGACGCTTATATCGATAGTCCAGAATATTCCGAGGCATTTGGGGATGACATCGTGCCTTACTTCCGTGGCTACAAAACCGACAATAATCGCACCATGGTAGAATTTACCCACAGTTTTGCCATGAATCGTGGGGTAGCTAGTAGTGATTATGGTACTAATCTAAACTCTGCCATTATTCATAAAAGTGTTTTAACCCAAACCCCCATATCTGTGATTCCTCCTTCTGGGGGTGCTGCAGGCGCTGGTTGGGCATACCAAGACACTCCCCTTGATTCAGCTACCCGTCAAGGAGTGGGTGCCGATGAAGACGGCAGAATTTTCCGTGTAGAAGTGACTGGCTACCGTGCTAAAACCTTTAATCGGATACCTAAATTCTCTCGTCCTAATAAAGTTCACATGGTTTCTTATAGTCAGTTATCTGAATTGTATCAAAGAATTCATAAACAAGGTGCTGCGATCGCATCTATTACCCCTATAAACTAA
- a CDS encoding diguanylate cyclase/phosphodiesterase with PAS/PAC sensor(s) has translation MIALSKDSQHLVTIEYNNQQKSIILKNEVYSIGRHSSNAIVIHDSTISRYHCTILPVKYKESKDKKVFWIIDGDLKGNRSANGLYINGKKCLSHELQSGDTVSIGGQKVLLSYKLINLDDNQDEDERQPLVTTSQDDDDDDEITSQDTLITDNDYESTPTNFKKERLYLIKEVLKLIHNEKERLSHSIIEIDLEGMITKTNGFFQEFFPSLLLNPEDNPFLTNLLEEVTKTQEDILIREVNYDNHGYTQSAYVSDNDNIVSHIFDFTNHNQVEKALQESEEKYRAVVRQISEGIILVDPITKEILEANSAYCSLTGYLSEEILNLKIYDLIAVDKDITDSIIDKIYHNRLDLVQESLHRCQDGNLIPVEVNISMIFYSAKEIICYAVRDITERKISEEMLRYQASHDLLTRLGNRNFFNDQLYRAIANARTYEQKIAILFIDLDRFKNINDTLGHQIGDQFLQNVAERLQKCLRNVDTIARWGGDEFTILITNIETNAEVARVAQRVLDSLKTPFQILEFQLYASLSIGISVYPQDGDNPDTLLKNADIALYRTKELGGNGYQYYQPFMNQQHTELLQIESYLYDALHNQEFELYYQPQIDIVKKKIVGMEALIRWNHPLLGRVAPNNFIPIAEQTGLICPIGEWVMEKACQQNRKWHDLGYSDLKIAVNISARQFQQQDLVYTIATILKKNNLSARFLEVEITESSIIQNPDLAKTILTQLNELGIIVAMDDFGTGYSSLGYLKKFPFSKIKIDQSFVRELKNKQEDLAIISAVVTLGKGMNLQVVAEGIETPGQLKLLVDLNCTTMQGYYFGKPMNAKDATSFLAKGLE, from the coding sequence ATGATTGCCCTAAGTAAAGACTCTCAACATCTAGTAACCATAGAATATAACAATCAACAAAAATCAATCATTCTAAAAAATGAAGTTTACTCTATTGGTCGTCATTCTAGCAATGCTATCGTAATTCATGACTCTACTATTTCTCGGTATCACTGCACCATATTACCCGTAAAATACAAGGAAAGTAAAGATAAAAAAGTATTCTGGATTATTGACGGAGACTTGAAGGGAAACAGAAGTGCCAATGGTTTATACATAAACGGAAAAAAATGTTTATCCCATGAATTGCAATCGGGAGATACAGTATCTATTGGGGGGCAAAAAGTACTACTATCCTATAAATTAATAAACTTAGATGATAATCAAGATGAGGATGAAAGACAACCTTTAGTAACTACTTCTCAGGATGATGATGATGACGATGAAATCACTTCTCAAGATACCCTAATAACAGACAATGATTATGAATCTACCCCCACTAATTTTAAAAAAGAAAGACTATATTTAATCAAGGAAGTATTGAAGTTAATTCATAACGAAAAAGAAAGATTATCCCATTCCATCATTGAAATAGATTTGGAGGGAATGATTACTAAAACAAACGGCTTTTTTCAAGAGTTTTTTCCCAGTCTTTTACTCAATCCAGAAGATAATCCTTTTTTAACTAATCTTTTAGAAGAAGTCACCAAAACTCAAGAAGATATTTTAATTCGTGAAGTAAACTATGATAATCATGGATATACTCAATCAGCTTATGTAAGTGATAATGACAATATTGTTAGTCACATATTTGATTTTACCAATCATAATCAGGTAGAAAAAGCCCTACAGGAAAGTGAAGAAAAATATCGGGCAGTGGTAAGACAAATATCAGAAGGGATTATTTTAGTTGATCCTATCACAAAGGAGATTTTAGAAGCAAATAGTGCCTATTGTAGTTTAACGGGTTATCTCAGTGAAGAAATTTTAAACCTTAAGATTTATGATTTGATTGCCGTTGACAAGGATATTACCGATAGTATTATCGATAAAATTTACCATAATCGATTGGATTTGGTGCAGGAGTCTCTCCACCGTTGTCAAGACGGTAATTTGATTCCTGTGGAAGTCAACATTAGTATGATTTTTTATAGTGCCAAAGAGATTATCTGTTATGCAGTGAGGGATATTACTGAAAGAAAAATATCTGAAGAGATGTTGCGTTATCAGGCATCCCATGATTTATTGACGAGATTGGGCAATCGTAATTTCTTTAATGACCAATTGTACAGGGCGATCGCCAATGCCCGTACTTATGAACAAAAAATAGCCATATTATTTATCGATTTAGACCGTTTCAAGAATATAAATGATACCCTAGGACATCAAATTGGAGATCAATTTTTACAAAACGTAGCCGAAAGATTACAAAAATGTCTGAGAAACGTAGATACCATTGCCCGATGGGGAGGAGATGAATTTACAATCCTCATCACCAACATAGAAACTAATGCAGAAGTAGCAAGGGTAGCCCAAAGAGTCTTAGACAGCCTGAAAACACCCTTCCAGATTTTAGAGTTTCAACTTTATGCCAGTCTCAGCATTGGTATTTCTGTTTATCCCCAAGATGGAGACAACCCTGATACCCTATTAAAAAATGCCGATATAGCCCTCTATCGCACCAAAGAATTAGGAGGGAATGGCTATCAATACTACCAACCTTTCATGAATCAACAACACACCGAGTTGTTACAAATAGAAAGTTACTTATATGATGCTCTCCATAATCAAGAATTTGAATTGTATTATCAACCCCAGATAGACATTGTCAAGAAAAAAATTGTAGGCATGGAAGCGCTAATTCGCTGGAATCATCCTCTCCTTGGTAGGGTTGCCCCTAATAATTTTATACCTATTGCCGAACAAACAGGGTTAATTTGTCCTATTGGAGAATGGGTAATGGAAAAAGCCTGTCAGCAAAATCGAAAATGGCATGATTTAGGATACTCTGACCTTAAAATTGCTGTTAATATTTCAGCTCGACAATTTCAGCAACAAGATCTAGTTTATACCATTGCCACAATCCTCAAAAAAAATAATTTATCTGCTAGATTTTTAGAGGTAGAAATCACAGAAAGTAGTATTATCCAAAATCCTGATTTAGCGAAAACTATACTAACTCAACTAAATGAATTAGGAATCATCGTGGCTATGGATGATTTTGGCACGGGTTATTCTTCTCTAGGATATTTAAAAAAATTTCCTTTTTCTAAAATAAAAATTGACCAAAGTTTTGTCCGAGAATTAAAAAATAAACAAGAAGATTTGGCCATCATTTCTGCGGTTGTCACCCTCGGTAAGGGAATGAATTTGCAAGTGGTTGCCGAAGGCATCGAAACTCCCGGGCAACTAAAACTTTTAGTTGATTTGAATTGCACCACGATGCAGGGTTACTACTTTGGTAAACCCATGAATGCAAAGGATGCTACTTCTTTTTTAGCCAAGGGGTTAGAGTAA